The Arachis ipaensis cultivar K30076 chromosome B03, Araip1.1, whole genome shotgun sequence region AACACATCTGACCTAATCAAACATTTGATGGAAAGAAAAGAAACATGGAAAACAGCCAACTTTAGGAAAGAGAAAACGTACCACTCTACTGTTTCCACCATCAATATCTACCTTGTTTCCTATAACAACAAAAGGAAAATTCTCTGGATCGGAAGGACTAGCCTGAAAAAATTATTGCACAGCTTAACATTTGAAAAATCACTTGGACATTGCTTGTGATAATAGATAAGACTGAGAAATATGTCCAGCAAGAGGAACGCAGGCCTACCTGAATCAGAAATTCCTCCCTCCAGTTGTTAAGGTTGTCGAATGATTTCATTGAATTAACATCATATACAAGAACACAGCAATCAGCCCCACGGTAGAAAGCAACTCCTAGGCTTTGGAATCTTTCCTGACCAGCTGTATCCCAAATCTGCAAGGagcaaatattaaaataaaaataaagaatagtAAAATTTGACAACTGTTGTAGCTTAAAACTTTCAAGAGATAGCAAGAGAATTGTTGTATCATGTATCTAGATAAGAGTCCAAGCATTATTTATATGACAAAGTTACATAGATGTATCAGATAGCACTAGTGTGAGATCATTATATCTAATCACATGTATGTGCCTCATCCAAATGTTTCATATGATGAAAAACAATTTCTGAGACACAATAGGAAACAGTACCAACTGATACAACCACAATCCCATTTTCAAAGACATCAAGAAGACAAGAACCAATAGGTTTCAAAGACATCAACTGATACACTTTAAGGCTTAGGCTTTCTAATATTAAAGGTACAACAAGGAAAGAATCTTAATCCGAGAAATCATCACAAATGGTAAGAGTCTCGGGTAAATATGTTATGCTTTTCCAACTAAGTGTTTTTTTTCCACAAGCTGATAATATCACTCAGAAACAACATATCCAACTTCGTTCACTTAGAGAGTTGCAGCCTAAGTTCTTTACCTAAAATCAGTATGTATTATGAAATATAACATATAAAATACAGAAAAATCTAAGTAGTATCAGATAAATTAATAGTCCAACACATAGTATTTTTCAAGCAACTAGTCAGATATATCCCTGAGATTCGCCAACTTACCTAATTATCCAGTTTATGCATATNNNNNNNNNNNNNNNNNNNNNNNNNNNNNNNNNNNNNNNNNNNNNNNNNNNNNNNNNNNNNNNNNNNNNNNNNNNNNNNNNNNNNNNNNNNNNNNNNNNNNNNNNNNNNNNNNNNNNNNNNNNNNNNNNNNNNNNNNNNNNNNNNNNNNNNNNNNNNNNNNNNNNNNNNNNNNNNNNNNNNNNNNNNNNNNNNNNNNNNNNNNNNNNNNNNNNNNNNNNNNNNNNNNNNNNNNNNNNNNNNNNNNNNNNNNNNNNNNNNNNNNNNNNNNNNNNNNNNNNNNNNNNNNNNNNNNNNNNNNNNNNNNNNNNNNNNNNNNNNNNNNNNNNNNNNNNNNNNNNNNNNNNNNNNNNNNNNNNNNNNNNNNNNNNNNNNNNNNNNNNNNNNNNNNNNNNNNNNNNNNNNNNNNNNNNNNNNNNNNNNNNNNNNNNNNNNNNNNNNNNNNNNNNNNNNNNNNNNNNNNNNNNNNNNNNNNNNNNNNNNNNNNNNNNNNNNNNNNNNNNNNNNNNNNNNNNNNNNNNNNNNNNNNNNNNNNNNNNNNNNNNNNNNNNNNNNNNNNNNNNNNNNNNNNNNNNNNNNNNNNNNNNNNNNNNNNNNNNNNNNNNNNNNNNNNNNNNNNNNNNNNNNNNNNNNNNNNNNNNNNNNNNNNNNNNNNNNNNNNNNNNNNNNNNNNNNNNNNNNNNNNNNNNNNNNNNNNNNNNNNNNNNNNNNNNGTTCACAAACCTGCAAGGTGAAAAGCCTATCTTCAAATTGCACCTCCTTTGTTAAAAAGTCCGCTCCAATGGTTGCCTTGTACTGGTTGCTAAACTTCTTATTCACATATCTAAATTATATTTGTTAGGGAAATGCATGCTTTTAAGTCTACTCAACCGAAATTCAATATGTAACCCCTTGGTACAGCGCTAAACTATACGAAACAAATcgcgtaaaaaaaaaaaaagaataaactaAGCAAGGACGAATGAATTTGAAGAACCAACTACCAAAGGATACTGATTCATCAAAGATGTCTTCCCCACCCTGCAACAGCACAAACAGTGTTACATAAACGCAAGCTGCTACCAAGATTGAAAGTGCACATATGATTCAAATCACTATCACATATAGTGAAAATTTCTTTGCAGTATCAACCAATCGTGCGTATGCATCAAGAAAAAAAGTTGAAAACAAAAGGCAATTTCCGCAGCAGAAAGCGACAAAAATACAAGATCCTAGggagaaaattttttttcgatCGAATTGAGCTAAGTAGGTAGCAGAAAAACGGAAATCGTGAAGGTTAAAGCAAAGATCTGCAGAGAAATGATGTTTGCAACAAAGAAGAAAGAGTGGAATCGAAAAGTAACTTACCCGCTGTCACCGAGAATGATGACCTTCAATAGAGTTCTTCTTCTGGAAGGCATGGTTACTTTTTCACCGATCGGGAAAAAAAAGTGTAACTGCTTTTTGTTGTTGTTCTGTTAGAGAGATCGGAAAAAAGGTGTAACCGCTTTCTGTTGAGAGTCTCAGCAAAGCAGTTGCGTTGAGAGTTAAGACTTGGTGCGAGCTTTCTAGTCCTCCTCAAATCAAAGCACACACACAACACAACCCCcaatcttttttcttcttcttttttatttttaatttttttccttctAATATTGAGAAGAATATTCCCCTGCTGACAGCTGTAGCTGATTCACAcactaatttaataaataaacttCACTTAAATGGCAAATTACAAATTAGTACAAATTTCcaactttctctttcttttttttttccctaatCCTATTTCTGCAGTTCACTGTTGTAACTTGTAAGGGTGCGTTTGGAAAATTTGTTGGAAGAGAAGAAGTACGTTTAGACTTCTTGAAAGCTTCAACTTTTGGTTTGGcaaaattttttttcatgaaCGCAGAAGTGATTCTGCTGCCAAAACCAACGTTTACAAGAAGCAACTATTTTTAGCTTCTGCGTTTTCCTAACgagctttttattttattagttttaattaaaaatatatttttccaatttttatatattatttttattttagtaagtaaatattaattttattataaaattaattaataatatctatttaaatatctaaattaaaatgatagaataatataaaaaatttatttaagttgaggtttattttagtaattttttatctaaaagtgattttaaatGGTATaagccaaacaacatttattttactagaattaattttgatacaaaaattaccaaacataaatcactttaacacaaacttactctttatcaaaatcaagtttgcaaaatcaattttatacaaactccCGTTTACAAACTATAATCCAAACACACGCTAAGACCTAAGAACACCGAAACGAGCTAATTAGCAAATATTATGTAGATAAAGTCTATTGTGCATTTGCCGGACAAGAAAACTACGCGATTAAGTAACTTCGCATGAGTTATAAAATATATTCGTAGCAAATTTACGTGTCATGTATAAATATTGGTAAAAATCCACGTGTAgttaattttatgtaaaattaataattgagagttgttaaatgataatttaattagATTAAtcgaattttttaataatttttaattatcaatttcatataaaattaacTGTATCTAAGTTTTCACATAAAAATTTATGTTATAGataaaaaattttgtgttatgtaaaaaaattatgttatattTATAAAATGTTTTGTGTATAATTTTCTTTGTATTATTTATCAAAATTTATGTACTATGTTAATAAATTTTTGtactttttaataaaaaattatgtgttgaaaaaacacaaagaaaagtGATACATGGGcacatatttttttgttaattttgtgtaacttagttaaatttaattataaaaatatttgttccaatgaattatagttcaaatattataatttaatatagtcAATGAGCTATAGCTCAATGACATAGTCTTTTCATATTCACTTAGAGATGGTGGGTTGGAGTCTCCCTATAtttgatagaaaaaaaaatgGTATAATCTAATATCATAATGTTTAAGGACTAACAATTAGTTTCTACTTCCATTGGAGGTTATAAAATCTATTTATAAGAGtcattttaaaatatcaaattcaAAATGTAAAGTTTAAACAAGCtgaataattattatttatatagagaaaatgataaatacatttttaattttttaatttaaaaaaaaaattaattaattaaaaatataaaaatatttttcatctttTGTTGTGACTCAAGATAATAGTTGTGTTGCTTGTAGTAATTTCAAGTCTTTGTTAATCGTCCTCTGCAATTGCATGATTATCGCTCATAGAACATGAAACTATGAAAGAACTTGGATGTTAGATTGAATAGTGATAATTTCTTCAACAAACCTCTCTTAGCTTGGTTAGTGAAGAATATATATCTACCCAATCTCTCTTTAAAGGAGTTTTGTAGCCTCTTATTTTTGTATGAGTACTATATGGTTCTATTGTAACAAATTCATTTTTGACAGATCCAACGCCTTGGAGGTGGAGTCATATTACTTAGCTAAAGACTATTATTTGTTCCAAACAAAATTCtctcaaacaaaaagaaaaattggtGAATTTAAGAAAGACAAATTCattgacattttcacaaacaacATTTTGCTAACTTGGACAGTTCAATTTCTAAGGATGGCAAAGCAGCATATAATGGTATTACTCTTGAATCTTTCATCTATGAATAGTGGACGATTTCTTTTCTAAATATATAAGAAATTAACCTATATTGTAGCAGTTATTCATTAAGTGGACAATATTAATAATAGTGAGAGCACAATTACTTATACTCTAAATCGGATTGGATATAGATAGTGATATTCGTGTTTTAAATAAGTCGGGTTGGACACACTCTCCTCTAAGTACTTCTTTAGGTCAATTTCTTTTAAATAACTCCTTTTCGACCATAAGTTTAAGTGTTTAGGCTATAGTATGAACTATTATTATATGTGTTTTTTCCTTACTCCTATATTTTTCTTTGTTATCATGATTACTctatcaaaatttcttttttatcaaTATAAACATCAACAACTCCGAAttgtcaaaaaaataatttttgagaaaaaaatatgataaattttttaaaaaataaagtattaattaagttttaaaaaattaaaatgttggacttataatttttcaaataattacAATATTCACACAACTGATAAATCCGTGTTGTAATTTTTCATTTCCTCCAGTACTTACAGTAATTTGTATTGTATTATTAGTCAAATATAAGGTcccaaatacaaataaataaagaaatcaaaaattaaattacCACCTCACCTATTATCATTGTTCTGCTATGCGTTTAAGCTTCACAATAACacattttcttcttcctcttattCTTCGTATTTTCCATTGGTGGAGTTAAGTGGTGCACTAGCAGAGGCACCTTCAGACAGAGAGAGAGATTCGCATAGCTGAATCTTCCAGATCTTGCAGATTCATCTTCTGCTCCTCCCATGGCTCAGCCGCTAGTGAAGAAAGACGATGACCGCGACGACGAAGGTCATTCATTTTCTCGCTTGCTTATCTCTATCTTAATTCGATCTGTTATCTACGTGCTTCTGCTTCGCAAATTCCTAGTTTCTTTACCTCTCTATACTGCTACTGCTTGATCGCTAAGTTTCGCTTCCAGATCCAATGCTTAATTCCCGTTTCCCATTCTAGATGCGATAGGATTTGCTTAGATCGTTCGGTTAGTGTGCTGTTGAACCTCTCGCGTGTTGATCTGGTTCCATTCAACATCGTTTTAACAAACTTGAGTTGATCTAGGAACGTAATTTGCAATGCGCATCGTTAGTTCTGCGCAATGGATTGTTTAGAAGTAGGAATGCTTATCCTGCTGAGTTGATAGATATTCTAGATAGATTTCTCCATAACtccattttgcatttttagtgcCAAATAACGGTGGTATATTTTGATGAATTGGACTATGCTATCATGAATGTAAGGTATATTggtattgatatattttttttactctGGTTATTTTAACAGCCGAGTATTCTCCCTTCTTGGGAATTGAAAAGGGGGCCGTCCTTCAGGAGGCCAGAGTCTTTAATGATCCACAACTAGATGCTAGGAGATGTTCACAGGTttctatttatttctttatttatttatctgcAGCTGTATAATTTATATTGTTTCCCTTGAGTTATTCAGCAGTTGAATTTTGACGTTGTTTTATGTTGTACATTTTCAAGGTTATCACAAAACTGTTATACCTACTGAATCAGGGAGATACATTTACAAAGGTAAACAGTTTCACCTGAGccttttaatttgtttattttatgGAGTTATCTTGAATATATATTAAAGATCCTTGCTTATTTATAGAGTCCTTGTTAGCCCCTTTGCATAATTTGTTCTTGCTGCAATTGCATAGATTGAAGCCACAGAAGTTTTCTTTGCCGTGACTAAGCTCTTCCAGTCTCGAGATCTTGGGCTAAGGAGAATGGTCTACCTCATAATAAAGGAACTTTCACCGTCTTCAGACGAGGTTACAAATTCTCATCCAAACTTTATTACTAGTCAGATATAAATATTGGTATTACAAATTTAGTTTCTGactcttctattaccatttttattcccccccccccccctcttttttcttttgttccaAAGGTTATCATTGTCACAAGCTCTCTCATGAAGGACATGAATAGTAAGACTGATATGTATAGGGCAAATGCCATTCGTGTGCTTTGTCGTATCACGGATGGAACTCTCCTCACCCAAATTGAGCGGTATTTGAAACAagcaattgtagataagaatccTGTTGTTGCAAGTGCGGCCCTAGTTAGTGGTATTCATCTACTCCAGGTATtactaaattttatttgttttcttattctgCATATTCGATTACATTGCTTGCTTATCTCATGTCACTCCTTTCAGACAAATCCCGAGATTGTAAAAAGGTGGAGCAATGAGGTTCAGGAAGCTGTTCAATCAAGAGCACCTCTTGTACAGTTTCATGCACTGGCTTTGTTACATCAGGTATACTGCACAAATGGTTTGATAATATACAGGCGGCTCTAGGTGTTTCAAAataaattatactaaataataATGTGTCATCATTAATAACAATGTTGTAAGTCAATGCAAATTCTGTTGTTCATTTCTGTTCCTCTAAAGTTCTATATAAATATCCACATAACCTGATCTGGTTTACCTTCTCAAGATACTAGTTTTATTATTACATTGTTACATAGTAATCTACTAAGCATTATAAACAGAGTTAGTGACATGTGGTGGCTTATGCCATTGCAGATACGGCAGAATGATCGACTAGCTGTTAGCAAGCTGGTTACCAGCTTGACAAGGGGAACTGTTCGCTCGCCTTTGGCTCAATGCCTTTTGATCCGTTATACTAGTCAGGTGTGCTTTCTTTTTCATGGGTAGCTATCACTGTCTTGATATTTATTTGCATGCAATTCATTTAGCATAGTCTTTGCAGGTTATCCGTGAGTCAGGAAATAATACACAACCAGGGGACCGCCCTTTCTATGATTATCTTGAGAGTTGCCTACGTCACAAGTCAGAGATGGTTATTTTTGAAGCTGCCAGAGCAATTACAGAGCTCAATGGTGTAACAAGTCGAGAATTAACACCTGCAATTACTGTTCTTCAACTCTTCTTGAGTTCTTCTAAGCCAGTTTTGAGATTTGCAGCTGTCCGCACTTTGAACAAGGTCTACCTTCTTTAATTGTTTGAATTTCATAAGACATGCTTGTTATGCTTGTTGATTTTGAGAAAGGTTGCATGACAACCCTTGTCCCCCTTAAGGAAGCATTTTTTCTGTTACATTTTGAGGAGAGTTGGttgatttttctttctttatttttttgttaatagaaAGATCTTCTGAGTTTCATAAATTTTCTCTTACAGCGAATGCATCTCAGGATTTAAAATTGATCATTACTTTTATTTATAACTAATGAGTATTGCTTTGAACTTTGCAGGTTGCAATGACACATCCAATGGCTGTAACTAACTGCAACATTGACATGGAAAGTTTAATTTCTGACCAGAACAGAAGCATTGCTACACTTGCTATTACCACTCTTTTAAAGACAGGAAATGAATCAAGTGTAGACCGTCTTATGAAGCAGATTACAAATTTCATGTCTGATATTGCTGATGAATTCAAAATTGTTGTTGTAGAAGCAATAAGATCATTGTGCTTGAAGTTCCCTTTAAAATATAGATCTCTGTGAGTATATGCGTCACTCTATTGGTCTCTTTTCACGGATGTTACATCTTTCTTATGAATATCTTTCTAGATAAGTGGTCTAAGTTACCAGGTTCTGTTATGTTATTATTCAGGATGAACTTCCTAAGTAACATTCTCAGAGAAGAAGGTGGTTTTGATTACAAGAAAGCAATTGTAGATTCAATTGTGAT contains the following coding sequences:
- the LOC107628898 gene encoding ras-related protein Rab7, with the translated sequence MPSRRRTLLKVIILGDSGVGKTSLMNQYVNKKFSNQYKATIGADFLTKEVQFEDRLFTLQIWDTAGQERFQSLGVAFYRGADCCVLVYDVNSMKSFDNLNNWREEFLIQASPSDPENFPFVVIGNKVDIDGGNSRVVSEKKARAWCASKGNIPYFETSAKEGINVEEAFQCIAKNALKSGEEEELYLPDTIDVGTSSQQRATGCEC